From the genome of Luteibacter rhizovicinus DSM 16549:
CCGACGACCTGGCGAAGGTCTCGCGCGACTTCGGCAACCTGAGCCTGATCGATGTGGACGCCCTGCTCGACCGCGTCCGTGAAATCGTCGATCGCGTCGGGGGTGCGGTCCGCTGGGTACTCGGCTTCAGCCTGCTCGCCGGTGCCCTGGTGCTCGCCGCCGCCCTGGCGGCAAGCGCACAGGAGCGTCGCAAGGAAGCCGCCTTGCTGCGCACACTCGGCGCAACGCGCGCGCAGCTGCGCGCGGCGGCGGCCTGCGAGTTTGCCTTGCTCGGTCTGGTCGCCGGCCTGACCGCGGCGCTCGGCGCGAGCGGCGCGGGCTTCTGGCTGGGCAACGCGGTATTCCACATCGAGCACTTCGTCCCGCCCGTCTGGCCACTCGCCGGGGCTGCCGTGCTGGCGGCGCTGGTGGTCATGGCTATCGGCCTGTTCGGCACGCGTCGCGTGCTCAGGACATCTCCGATGGCCCTGTTGCGCGAGGGCTGAGGCTCAGCCGGAAATCCGCATTTCCAGCGACATGACGATCGCTTCCTCGCGTCCACCCTTGGCCGGGTAGTACGCGGGGCGGCGACCGATTTCGGTGAAGCCCAGCGTTTCATAGAGCGTCTTCGCCACGGGATTCGACGGACGGACTTCCAGGAAGATCCGCTCGACGCCATACCAGCGCGCGAGATCGATCAGCCGGCGCATCATCCGCCGGCCGTAACCCAGGCCGCGATGCGCGTCGCCCACGCAAACGTTCAGTACATGCGCTTCGCCGGCGGCCACCGAGAGGATCCCGTAACCGGCGATGTCACCCTCGTGAACCAGTACCCAGCAGTTGTGCCCGGCCTGCAGGCAGTCGCGGAAGATGCCCGCACTCCAGGGAAATTCGTAGGACGCGTGCTCGATCGCCACGACCGCGTCGAGGTCCTCGCGACGCATCGCGCGTACTTCCGTCGAGGGGCGGGTCACGGCGACCATGGTGTCAGCCCGTGACGAAGGCGCGTCCAAGCGCGCGCAGGCCGTTCCACAAACGGCGTTTGGCGGCCGCTTCGACGAGGATCGTCGAGGGCGGATCGACCAGGACGATCTGCGCGGCGCTCAGTGCGGCAGCCGATAAATCGCGACCGAGGGCATGGGCCTGTGCGTCGCCGAACACGAGATAGGCAGCAGCCACCGGCACCTGGCCGAGACCACCCTCACCCACTTCGAGACGTGCGGCCCGACCGGTAACCGGGCCGAACGCACGCAGAGCCTTGCCGAGCAGGTCGAGTTCGCGGGCACTGCTGCCCGCCGGAAGGATCACGACGCAGCCGACCTGGTCGCCGCTGGCCACCTCATTGGCGGCGGACTCGATGCCGTCACCCGCTACCACCTCGCCCACCCGCAGACGCCAAGGCGTGACACCCATGACCCGGAGAAGACGTTCGCGGCGATCGGCGAAAGCTGGCATCGGCGCGTTTACTCCGATGCCTTGGCGTGGCGACGGACGCGACGACGGTGCGTCGCACGGCCCCACAGCGTGTGGATCGGTCCGGAGAGGGTGTAGATCACCGCCACGGCAAACAGGACACGCGCCGTGTCGACCAGCAACAGCACCACGACCAGCACCGCCGCGATAAGCCAGATAAAGGGCACGCGATCACCCTTGGGCCAGGCCTTGAAGCTGTAGTAACGCACGTTGCTGACCATGAGCAGGCCGGCGATCACTGCCAGCGGCATCGCGAAGAATGCGACCGACGGACCGGACACATCGAACTTTTCCATCGTCCAGACAAAGGACATGCACAGCCCGGCGGCCGCGGGACTGGCCAGCCCCTGGAAGTAGCGCTTGTCGGCGACACCGACCTGGGTGTTGAAGCGGGCAAGACGCAAGGCAGCGCACACGGCGTAGATGAAGGCGGCGGCCCAGCCGATCTTGCCCCACACCGGGCCATAGAGAGCCAGCGAGGACAACGACCAGGTGTACATGACCAGCGACGGGGCCAGGCCAAAGCTGACCAGGTCGGAAAGCGAGTCGTACTGCACGCCGAATTCGCTCTGCGTGTTGGTCATCCGCGCGACGCGACCGTCCATGCCATCCAGGATGGCGGCGACGAATACCGCCAGCGCCGCCGTCTGGTAGTGCCCACCGATCGCCGAGACGATCGCGTAGAAGCCCGCGAACATCGCACCGGTGGTGAACAGGTTGGGCAGCAGGTAAATGCCGCGATGTCGCGGCCCCTGGGCCTGGATCGGATCGCTCATGGGCCAATGCCGTAACGTGGGACGACAGTGTAGCCCAGGCACCGTGAAGCGTCAGTCGGACGCCAACATGGGCGCCGCCGCACGAAACCTCACTCCGTCGCTTGCGTGTCCCCCGATCCGGTGATAGTTGTTTGCGCCACTAATCACCCTGCCGGATGGCCCGCATGCGCCGCTACCTAGTCCTCGCCCTTCTCGTGGCTGTCTGTCCCCTGGCGTTCGGCCAGGCGTACAAGTGGAAGGACGCCCAGGGCGTCACGCATTACTCGGACTCCCCGCCGCCGGCTGGCACCAAGGTCGAGAAGATCAAGACCAGCGGCGTCGTGATCCCACCGGCGGGCGAGCCGGCACCGGCCTCGACGGTGGCGGCAAAACCGGCCCCAGCCGCTCCCGTGGCCGACACGCCGGCCAACCGCACCAAGCTGTGCGAGCAGTTGCGCAAGAACGCGGACACGCTGAGCAAGGAAAAGGTGGTGTCAGTCGACGATGGCAAGGGCGGCTCCCGGGTCCTCGACGATGCGGGCCGAGCACGCCAGGTCGAGACGACCCAGGC
Proteins encoded in this window:
- the rimI gene encoding ribosomal protein S18-alanine N-acetyltransferase encodes the protein MVAVTRPSTEVRAMRREDLDAVVAIEHASYEFPWSAGIFRDCLQAGHNCWVLVHEGDIAGYGILSVAAGEAHVLNVCVGDAHRGLGYGRRMMRRLIDLARWYGVERIFLEVRPSNPVAKTLYETLGFTEIGRRPAYYPAKGGREEAIVMSLEMRISG
- a CDS encoding DUF4124 domain-containing protein — encoded protein: MRRYLVLALLVAVCPLAFGQAYKWKDAQGVTHYSDSPPPAGTKVEKIKTSGVVIPPAGEPAPASTVAAKPAPAAPVADTPANRTKLCEQLRKNADTLSKEKVVSVDDGKGGSRVLDDAGRARQVETTQAQMTLYCK
- the pssA gene encoding CDP-diacylglycerol--serine O-phosphatidyltransferase: MSDPIQAQGPRHRGIYLLPNLFTTGAMFAGFYAIVSAIGGHYQTAALAVFVAAILDGMDGRVARMTNTQSEFGVQYDSLSDLVSFGLAPSLVMYTWSLSSLALYGPVWGKIGWAAAFIYAVCAALRLARFNTQVGVADKRYFQGLASPAAAGLCMSFVWTMEKFDVSGPSVAFFAMPLAVIAGLLMVSNVRYYSFKAWPKGDRVPFIWLIAAVLVVVLLLVDTARVLFAVAVIYTLSGPIHTLWGRATHRRRVRRHAKASE